The following proteins are encoded in a genomic region of Cyclonatronum proteinivorum:
- a CDS encoding WCX domain-containing protein, translating into MDLHALRFYIIERILKDEPKNGFTHEQLHNEMETIFDEVSDKSVRTILNGLEESGILRTHKEGKVKHYFLDRSSMMSIDPEHACEIYNNEYIVIASVFSAMLNELYATDLNHAANAFQKQLGYVINIPDARIKIDSISQNIMFDVLGLRKLTRGHTSALVQLLQKTGHKTEIELSDGSTRSFVPYVLVLRNTVPVLCGYDAESHTYSELFPDEIVRVKKIGRLYEATLPDASERARLDIAHLAVGRPSASQTEDIVLELDDEAIARLQAKPMTIDFELVPKENKLFICHAITTDLADWIIGLGSGVKVIEPFEMRERVKQRLLELLTAYESSDIQVAS; encoded by the coding sequence ATGGATCTTCACGCGCTACGTTTTTATATCATTGAAAGAATTCTGAAAGATGAGCCTAAGAATGGTTTTACACACGAGCAGCTCCACAATGAAATGGAAACTATTTTTGACGAAGTTTCTGATAAATCCGTGCGCACCATTCTGAATGGTCTGGAGGAATCAGGTATTCTGCGCACACACAAAGAGGGTAAGGTTAAACACTATTTTTTGGATCGCAGTAGCATGATGTCGATTGATCCCGAGCATGCTTGCGAAATCTACAACAACGAGTATATCGTTATAGCCTCCGTTTTTAGCGCAATGCTAAACGAACTCTACGCCACAGATCTCAACCATGCAGCCAATGCCTTCCAAAAACAGCTTGGCTATGTCATCAATATCCCGGATGCACGTATCAAAATTGACAGCATCAGCCAGAATATAATGTTTGATGTGCTTGGACTTCGAAAACTCACAAGGGGGCACACCTCTGCTTTGGTGCAGCTGCTTCAGAAAACAGGACACAAAACTGAAATCGAGCTTTCTGATGGCAGTACGCGCAGCTTTGTGCCCTATGTACTTGTACTGCGTAATACCGTACCTGTTCTGTGCGGTTACGATGCGGAAAGCCACACCTACAGTGAGCTTTTTCCGGATGAAATTGTTCGGGTCAAAAAAATCGGACGGCTTTATGAGGCTACACTGCCTGATGCAAGCGAAAGGGCCAGGCTCGATATCGCCCATCTTGCGGTCGGGCGCCCATCCGCCAGTCAGACTGAAGATATTGTCCTCGAGCTCGATGATGAAGCTATTGCCCGCCTTCAGGCCAAACCAATGACAATTGATTTTGAACTTGTACCGAAGGAAAATAAACTCTTCATCTGTCACGCCATCACTACGGATTTGGCAGATTGGATCATTGGTCTGGGTAGTGGGGTAAAGGTCATAGAGCCCTTTGAAATGCGTGAACGGGTAAAACAACGCCTTCTTGAACTGCTTACAGCGTACGAAAGCAGCGATATTCAGGTGGCCTCCTGA
- a CDS encoding enoyl-CoA hydratase/isomerase family protein, giving the protein MSASTSETTPKLISETRGRVALLTLNRPEIRNAVDADTMNQLREALLTAEAHPEIRVVLLTGTGGAFCSGADIKSALQARLTPEKAMQILLESYGPALRTIRNLKLPVIAAVDGMAAGIGLDLALACDLRLASPQAGFAELFIRVGLIPDGGGTWMLPRLIGEARAKEMIFTGETVDAPTALHWGLVNRVLGSGVSSGEESSGSEEVSRQSEFLTQALAFAAKLSQQNPDALRFGKRAIHEGAGGTYEDALTREAGYQRRIFDGPWGFEGFQAFLEKRKPGWMD; this is encoded by the coding sequence ATGTCTGCTTCAACATCCGAAACGACGCCCAAACTGATCTCCGAAACCCGCGGGCGCGTGGCGCTGCTTACGCTCAACCGGCCCGAAATCCGGAACGCGGTCGATGCCGATACCATGAATCAGCTCCGCGAGGCGCTGCTCACGGCGGAAGCCCATCCCGAAATTCGGGTCGTGCTGCTGACCGGCACCGGGGGCGCCTTTTGCAGCGGGGCCGACATCAAAAGTGCGCTTCAGGCCCGCCTCACCCCGGAAAAAGCCATGCAGATTCTGCTAGAAAGCTACGGTCCGGCCCTGCGCACCATCCGCAACCTGAAGCTGCCTGTCATTGCCGCGGTGGATGGCATGGCGGCGGGCATCGGTCTCGACCTCGCGCTCGCCTGCGACCTCCGGCTCGCTTCGCCTCAGGCCGGGTTCGCGGAATTGTTCATCCGGGTGGGGCTCATCCCCGACGGCGGCGGCACGTGGATGCTGCCGCGCCTGATCGGCGAAGCCCGCGCCAAGGAGATGATTTTCACCGGCGAAACGGTCGATGCCCCGACCGCCCTGCATTGGGGTCTGGTGAACCGCGTGCTCGGCAGCGGGGTATCATCCGGAGAGGAGTCCTCCGGCAGTGAGGAAGTCAGCCGGCAAAGCGAATTCCTCACACAGGCACTCGCGTTTGCGGCGAAACTCTCGCAGCAAAACCCGGACGCCCTCCGCTTCGGCAAGCGCGCCATTCACGAAGGCGCGGGCGGCACCTACGAAGACGCCCTCACCCGCGAAGCCGGCTATCAGCGCCGGATCTTCGACGGCCCCTGGGGCTTCGAAGGCTTCCAGGCATTTCTGGAAAAACGCAAGCCTGGGTGGATGGATTAG
- a CDS encoding alpha/beta hydrolase, with product MTSPDTTAPQRAAGYLIRSLSTTGILVGTFFLALSLTPSLLPRPAFFQGLVSGFSFAAGYGIGVGGARFWRYLELPRFTGRPLIIFQAITGTAFLTVAGISFWYSGDWQQDIRALMELEAEHQLRPLLSVAVALFTFLLSLFIFRLFHWVNQKFKHRFQRFMPRRVSVAAGLLGAFLVFWALIDGIMLTIILRSADSVYQRVDAYMDAEFEQPTDPMRTGSSASLLNWEDMGFQGRRFLHETPDSAAIAALSEQPVRAPVRVYVGMNASDDVEKRARLALQELIRLDAFSRKLLVIVTPTGTGWVDPHSVAPLEYLHHGDVASVSLQYSYLPSFLSLLVDSEPGEEVARTLFRKIYGYWTTLDPDSRPRLYLHGLSLGALNSDRSFDLFDIIHDPFHGVFWSGPPFRSQTWLSVTQQRESGSPYWKPRFRDGTVVRFANQDGGLGNEHFDSDWGPFRIAMLQYASDPVVFFAPGFLFREPAWLQAPRGPDVSESLRWYPVVTMLQLLADMAAGTAPRGFGHQYAADHYFDSWLALTGSAGRTTAETDALRAYFRGWRDITGSGRP from the coding sequence ATGACCTCCCCCGATACGACCGCACCACAGCGGGCAGCCGGCTATCTCATCCGCTCCCTTTCCACTACCGGCATACTTGTCGGCACCTTTTTCCTGGCGCTTTCGCTCACGCCCAGTCTGCTGCCCCGCCCCGCCTTTTTTCAGGGTCTCGTTTCGGGTTTTTCGTTTGCTGCCGGCTACGGTATCGGTGTAGGCGGTGCGCGCTTTTGGCGCTACCTCGAGCTGCCCCGCTTTACCGGAAGACCGCTCATCATTTTTCAGGCCATCACCGGCACCGCATTTCTCACGGTTGCGGGCATTTCCTTCTGGTACTCCGGCGACTGGCAGCAAGACATCCGTGCTTTGATGGAACTGGAAGCTGAACATCAGCTGCGTCCGCTGCTTAGCGTTGCCGTAGCGCTGTTTACTTTTTTGCTGAGCCTGTTCATCTTCCGGCTGTTTCACTGGGTCAACCAAAAGTTCAAACACCGCTTTCAGCGCTTTATGCCGCGCAGGGTTTCCGTAGCCGCGGGTCTCCTTGGTGCTTTTCTCGTGTTTTGGGCCCTCATTGACGGCATCATGCTCACCATCATCCTGCGCTCTGCCGATTCGGTGTATCAGCGGGTTGACGCCTACATGGACGCCGAGTTCGAACAGCCCACCGATCCCATGCGCACCGGCAGTAGCGCTTCGCTGCTTAATTGGGAAGACATGGGCTTTCAGGGCCGCCGCTTCCTGCACGAAACCCCTGATTCCGCTGCCATTGCCGCGCTATCCGAACAGCCTGTTCGCGCGCCCGTTCGGGTGTATGTGGGCATGAATGCCTCTGACGACGTAGAAAAGCGGGCCCGCCTTGCCCTTCAGGAGCTCATCCGTCTCGACGCCTTTTCGCGGAAGCTGCTCGTGATTGTGACGCCCACCGGCACCGGCTGGGTAGATCCGCACTCGGTCGCCCCGCTTGAGTACCTGCACCACGGCGATGTTGCCTCCGTTTCGCTGCAATATTCCTACCTGCCGAGCTTCCTCTCCCTGCTTGTGGACAGCGAACCGGGAGAAGAAGTCGCCCGCACGCTGTTCCGTAAAATTTACGGATACTGGACGACCCTTGACCCGGACAGCCGGCCGCGTCTTTACCTGCACGGTCTCAGCCTGGGCGCCCTCAATTCCGACCGCTCCTTCGACCTCTTCGACATCATTCACGATCCCTTCCACGGGGTGTTCTGGAGCGGTCCGCCCTTCCGCTCGCAGACCTGGCTCTCGGTAACGCAACAGCGGGAATCCGGCTCGCCCTACTGGAAACCGCGTTTTCGTGACGGTACGGTCGTGCGCTTCGCCAATCAGGACGGCGGACTCGGGAATGAGCATTTCGATTCAGATTGGGGCCCTTTCCGCATAGCCATGCTGCAGTATGCGAGCGACCCGGTAGTATTTTTCGCGCCCGGCTTCCTTTTCCGGGAACCTGCCTGGCTACAGGCGCCCCGCGGTCCGGATGTTAGCGAAAGCCTGCGCTGGTATCCGGTTGTGACCATGTTGCAGCTGCTCGCCGATATGGCAGCGGGCACGGCACCCCGCGGCTTCGGACACCAATACGCCGCCGATCATTATTTCGATTCCTGGCTCGCGCTCACCGGCAGCGCAGGTCGTACAACGGCAGAAACCGACGCCCTGCGGGCTTATTTCCGTGGCTGGCGTGACATCACCGGCAGCGGTCGTCCCTGA
- a CDS encoding site-specific integrase, translating into MKLLTHLRLLMESEHYSERTIRQYKGWISDLIHFHYKRHPLSLSDAEIRLYLHALRHYHGLKRYKLNQCESAILYLYRNVLGKTDFVITDEQHPIHSPHPVMLETETPSRQKARPQKSKQRARAGLSV; encoded by the coding sequence ATGAAATTGCTTACCCACCTGAGACTTCTGATGGAGTCCGAGCACTACTCCGAGCGTACCATCCGGCAGTACAAAGGCTGGATTTCAGACCTCATTCATTTCCACTACAAGCGCCATCCGCTAAGCCTGAGCGACGCTGAAATCCGGCTCTATCTGCACGCCCTGCGTCATTACCATGGCCTGAAACGCTATAAGCTCAATCAGTGCGAGTCGGCCATTCTGTATCTGTACCGTAATGTTTTAGGTAAAACCGATTTTGTAATCACCGATGAACAGCATCCCATCCACAGTCCGCACCCGGTCATGCTGGAAACGGAAACCCCATCACGGCAAAAGGCCCGACCGCAGAAGTCTAAGCAACGAGCGCGTGCGGGACTCTCCGTGTAA
- the cysM gene encoding cysteine synthase CysM, with the protein MHIENLIGNTPLVELQRIPVKKSVRIFCKLEGQNPGGSVKDRAALGMISGALERGEVKPGDTLIEATSGNTGIALAMIARLKGLSMVLVMPENSTAERVQTMKAYGAKVILTPAEGTIEYSRTHAEALAKENGWTQLNQFANADNFLMHYRTTGPEIWRDTDGKVTHFVSSMGTTGTIMGVSRYLKEQSEAVQIIGTQPKAGSSIPGIRRWSPEFLPAIYEPARVDRIIDVSEAEATRMTRRLAKEEGILAGMSSGGALQAAMKLAIELDEGLIVCITCDRGDRYLSSPLFQI; encoded by the coding sequence ATGCACATCGAAAACCTCATAGGCAACACCCCCCTCGTTGAGCTTCAGCGCATACCTGTAAAAAAGAGCGTCCGGATTTTCTGCAAGCTTGAAGGGCAGAACCCGGGCGGCTCGGTCAAGGATCGGGCAGCACTCGGCATGATTTCCGGGGCTTTGGAACGGGGTGAAGTGAAGCCGGGCGATACCCTGATTGAAGCTACGAGCGGCAATACGGGTATCGCACTTGCCATGATCGCCCGCCTGAAGGGACTCAGCATGGTTCTGGTTATGCCCGAAAACTCCACGGCTGAGCGGGTTCAAACCATGAAAGCTTATGGCGCAAAAGTTATTCTGACGCCGGCTGAAGGCACCATTGAGTATTCGCGCACCCACGCGGAAGCGCTCGCAAAAGAAAACGGCTGGACACAGCTCAATCAGTTTGCCAATGCCGACAACTTCCTCATGCACTACCGCACCACAGGTCCCGAAATCTGGCGGGATACAGACGGCAAGGTCACGCATTTTGTTTCGAGCATGGGCACTACCGGCACCATTATGGGCGTCTCACGATACTTAAAGGAGCAAAGTGAAGCCGTTCAGATCATCGGCACGCAGCCCAAAGCGGGCTCATCCATCCCGGGAATACGGCGGTGGTCACCCGAATTCCTGCCCGCCATCTACGAACCCGCCCGCGTGGACCGCATCATTGATGTAAGCGAAGCCGAAGCAACGCGCATGACCCGCCGCCTTGCCAAAGAAGAAGGAATTCTTGCCGGGATGAGTAGTGGTGGCGCCTTGCAGGCAGCCATGAAGCTCGCCATTGAGCTCGATGAAGGGCTGATTGTCTGCATCACCTGCGACCGCGGCGACCGCTACCTTAGTTCACCGCTGTTTCAGATCTGA